Below is a genomic region from Pseudazoarcus pumilus.
TGATCCAGCAAAGGCTGCGGGATCGCAACCCGGCCGTCGAGCATGTCGCGAATCAGTGTGGCGTTATCCGCCACGCCGGGCGCGTTGGGCAGCTCGGCCAGCGGCGGCGCGCCGCCTTCCTCGGCGGGCAGGTCCTCGCCGACACGCCCGTCGACAAAGCATTGCATGCGCGGCCGCCGGCGCGGGTTGGCGAAGGCTTCGCCCTCGGTGCCACGCAACAGCATGGACACGCCGCCGTCCTCGATGAGGAAGTCGTGCATGCGCGCGAGATACTCGGGGTGCGTCACCGAGACCACGCGCACGCTGCGCCCCGGGCAGGGGTCGAGCAGCTTGGCCATGGTGTGGCCGCTGCCGCGCACGCCGAAGCGCAGGCGCAGAGACAGCAGCCGCGCGAGCCCGGGCAACAGGGTCTCGAGCTGCACGCAGGCGATGCGCTCTCTCGCGAGCCGGGTTGCCGCAGCTTCGACACTGGCGTCCGCCTCGATGTCGAGCGCGGCGAGCAGTTCAAACGGACTCGTGCGGCTGTCGAAGTCGTGGCGTCCCTGGATCAGCACCGGCACGCCCTCGCGCGCCAACAGATGCGCGAGCAGCGGCATCAGGTTGGCCTGGCGGCGTGCGCCGTTGTAGGTCGGCAGCACCACGCAGCGCGGGCCCTCGGGCACGGCGACGCGCGCGCAGCGTGCGTCCATCGCGCGCTTGAAGCCCAGCAGTTCGGCCAGCGACTCGCTTTTCACACGCAGTGCGATGACGATGGCGCCGAGCTCGAGGTCGGGCACCGTGCCGTCGAGCATGGCGCCGAACAGCGCCTCGGCCGTGTCTGCGTCCATGGAGCGCGCGCCCTTGGCGCCGCGGCCGATTTCCTTGATGATTCGTGGGAAGTCCATGGCGCGATTATCCTTCGTCGCCGCGGTGCTGTGTTCACATCGGCTGCGCAGGAAGCATCCCGCGCGGCCTACCCGGAGGAAGATTCATGAACGTGGGATTCATCGGGCTGGGCCTGATGGGGCGTCCGATGGCGCTCAACCTGATGCGTGCGGGGCATTCCCTGCGTGTGTGGGCGCGCCGGGCGGAGAGCATGCAGCCGCTGCTCGATGCCGGTGCGCTCGCCTGCAGCAGCGCCGCGGATGTCGCGCGCGGCGCCGACGTCGTGATCACCATCGTCGGCGACGCGCCGGATGTGGAGCGTGTCGCACTGGGGCCGGAAGGCATCGCCGACGGCGCGCGCGAGG
It encodes:
- the ybiB gene encoding DNA-binding protein YbiB, producing MDFPRIIKEIGRGAKGARSMDADTAEALFGAMLDGTVPDLELGAIVIALRVKSESLAELLGFKRAMDARCARVAVPEGPRCVVLPTYNGARRQANLMPLLAHLLAREGVPVLIQGRHDFDSRTSPFELLAALDIEADASVEAAATRLARERIACVQLETLLPGLARLLSLRLRFGVRGSGHTMAKLLDPCPGRSVRVVSVTHPEYLARMHDFLIEDGGVSMLLRGTEGEAFANPRRRPRMQCFVDGRVGEDLPAEEGGAPPLAELPNAPGVADNATLIRDMLDGRVAIPQPLLDQAKRLIALATAP